Proteins encoded in a region of the Azospirillum sp. TSH58 genome:
- a CDS encoding bifunctional diguanylate cyclase/phosphodiesterase translates to MHQASFALVYADAGRRCLFANPVFAAVLRTSPEALVGRPLAEFDHPLARAVAQALERSGQTGEAAPVDCEVERSDGGRGVLTGCVLPHRTGDGAHGFLGLFQDVTDPARIADFVLRRDPFVTTLLDAAVDGVVVADRHGIIRTVNRSCRDLFGYDEEELIGRNVSVLMPPPFSRDHDKYIGSYLETERAKIIGIGRDALGRRKDGAVFPIHLSVGQARLARDVVFVGIIRDISERLAAEQRATYLARHDPLTGVLTRTAFLEECEAVLAAPFPGQEGGLFALYALDVDQFSDINEAFGFHVGDAALKAMVSRVTEVLPQQTYVCRIAADEFAALSRVESAEQAETLADLLHDRLTASIYADRHWVRLRLSIGAAVQDADIRTLEELNAKAKLALQAAQHNGGNAVCFYTPEMAAAATRRMFLTMHLAHAIERNELHMAYQPIVEARSGRIVGAEALLRWNQHTLGPVSPGEFIPVAEESGLIVPITDWVLTAVVDQMAVWEKAGTLPKQIFINISGPQFLRGNLSARLEELLGRHPELRGRLGLEITEQAAVRDLKAAVQTLTELEAIDVQVAIDDFGSGYSSLSYVQQLPVSKLKIDRAFMADIPDNLKNGALVRAAVGMAHGLGLVTVAEGVETEEQRDFLVSVGCDLLQGYLFGRPAAPDAFAAMIRAQQPAMA, encoded by the coding sequence ATGCACCAGGCGTCCTTCGCGTTGGTCTATGCCGACGCCGGGCGGCGCTGCCTGTTCGCGAACCCTGTATTCGCCGCCGTTTTGCGGACGTCGCCCGAAGCCTTGGTGGGGCGGCCGCTGGCCGAATTCGACCATCCCCTGGCGCGCGCCGTGGCGCAGGCGCTGGAGCGCTCCGGCCAGACCGGGGAGGCCGCCCCGGTCGATTGCGAGGTCGAGCGGTCGGACGGCGGGCGCGGCGTGCTGACCGGCTGCGTCCTGCCCCATCGCACCGGCGATGGGGCCCACGGCTTCCTCGGCCTGTTCCAGGACGTGACCGACCCGGCCCGCATCGCCGATTTCGTCCTGCGCCGCGACCCCTTCGTGACGACGCTGCTCGACGCGGCGGTGGATGGCGTGGTGGTGGCGGACCGCCACGGCATCATCCGCACGGTCAACCGCTCCTGCCGCGACCTGTTCGGCTACGACGAGGAGGAGTTGATCGGGCGGAACGTCTCCGTCCTGATGCCGCCGCCCTTCTCCCGCGACCACGACAAGTACATCGGCAGCTATCTGGAGACGGAGCGCGCCAAGATCATCGGCATCGGGCGCGACGCGCTGGGCCGGCGCAAGGACGGCGCGGTGTTCCCGATCCATCTCAGCGTCGGACAGGCCCGCCTGGCGCGCGACGTCGTCTTCGTCGGCATCATCCGCGACATCTCCGAGCGGCTGGCGGCGGAGCAGCGGGCGACCTATCTCGCCCGGCACGACCCGCTGACCGGCGTGCTGACCCGCACCGCCTTCCTGGAGGAGTGCGAGGCCGTGCTGGCCGCGCCCTTCCCCGGCCAGGAAGGGGGCCTCTTCGCGCTCTACGCGCTCGACGTCGACCAGTTCAGCGACATCAACGAGGCGTTCGGCTTCCATGTCGGCGACGCCGCGTTGAAGGCGATGGTCAGCCGGGTGACGGAGGTGCTGCCGCAGCAGACCTACGTCTGCCGCATCGCCGCCGACGAGTTCGCCGCCCTGTCCCGCGTCGAGAGCGCCGAGCAGGCGGAGACGCTGGCCGATCTGCTGCATGACCGGCTGACCGCCTCCATCTACGCCGACCGCCATTGGGTGCGGCTGCGGCTGTCCATCGGCGCCGCGGTGCAGGACGCCGACATCCGCACGCTGGAGGAGCTGAACGCCAAGGCCAAGCTGGCGCTTCAGGCCGCCCAGCACAACGGCGGCAACGCCGTTTGCTTCTACACCCCGGAAATGGCCGCGGCGGCGACCCGGCGCATGTTCCTGACCATGCATCTCGCCCACGCCATCGAGCGGAACGAGCTGCACATGGCCTACCAACCCATCGTGGAGGCCCGTTCCGGCCGGATCGTGGGGGCGGAGGCGCTGCTGCGCTGGAACCAGCACACGCTGGGTCCCGTCTCCCCGGGCGAGTTCATTCCGGTCGCCGAGGAAAGCGGCCTGATCGTTCCCATCACCGACTGGGTGCTGACCGCCGTCGTCGATCAGATGGCCGTGTGGGAGAAGGCGGGCACCCTGCCCAAGCAGATCTTCATCAACATTTCCGGTCCGCAGTTCCTGCGCGGCAACCTCAGCGCCCGCCTCGAGGAGCTGTTGGGCCGCCATCCGGAGCTGCGCGGGCGACTGGGGCTGGAGATCACCGAGCAGGCGGCGGTGCGCGATCTGAAGGCCGCGGTGCAGACCCTGACGGAACTGGAGGCCATCGACGTCCAGGTGGCGATCGACGATTTCGGGTCGGGCTACTCGTCGCTCAGCTACGTGCAGCAGCTTCCGGTGTCGAAGCTGAAGATCGACCGAGCCTTCATGGCGGACATTCCGGACAACCTGAAGAACGGGGCGCTGGTCCGCGCCGCGGTCGGCATGGCGCACGGGCTCGGCCTCGTCACCGTGGCCGAAGGGGTCGAGACGGAGGAGCAGCGGGACTTCCTGGTCTCCGTCGGCTGCGACCTGCTCCAGGGCTATCTGTTCGGCCGCCCGGCCGCCCCGGACGCCTTCGCGGCGATGATCCGCGCCCAGCAGCCCGCGATGGCCTGA
- a CDS encoding potassium/proton antiporter: protein METASTIILIGSSLLIVSILTSYLALRIGTPLLLIFLGVGLFAGIDGVGGISFNDADSAFLIGSIALAVILFESGLDTKLSSYRAAAWPALSLATFGVAITSGVIGVAAHGLLGLPWIESFLVGAAVSSTDAAAVFFLLRVGGITIRDRVRSTLEIESGSNDPTAILLTAMLVEAALHGWGTPLELAGFLVKQIAGGAVLGVLGGAGLAAFINKARLDPGLNPVVTLAFALFLFAGTNELGGSGFLAVYAAGLVAGNVKLRGALGLRQFHSGLTWLSQIVMFVMLGLFATPHDFGAIALPALALAVLLILLARPLAVWLCLLPFRFSANEKTFMAWVGLRGAVSMLLALVPILGDLPGGQVIFNTAFLVVIVSLAVQGWTIGPMARWLKLIVPPRRGPVERFELELPGGADQEMVAYTVHPKSPAARGQRTPRFARPSLVIRDGRVVPLHKARTLQAGDMVYLFTPPSQLPLIDKLFAESRPLDQDDRAFYGDLALNPDATVEQIAEMYGLPLSLANAQRSLRDLLRNEFGGNCELGDRMRMGGVELIVRDMQEGQITSVGLALEPSAMDKPRVPLFQGPERLWQTVRSWWSKRSFRRWQRRETRRERLPAPVMDAPALTGKEPERLEG, encoded by the coding sequence ATGGAGACGGCGAGCACCATCATCCTGATCGGGTCGTCGCTGCTGATCGTCAGCATCCTGACCAGCTATCTGGCGCTGCGGATCGGCACGCCGCTGCTGCTGATCTTCCTGGGCGTCGGTCTGTTCGCCGGGATCGATGGCGTCGGGGGCATCAGCTTCAACGACGCGGACAGCGCCTTTCTGATCGGCTCCATCGCGCTCGCCGTGATCCTCTTCGAAAGCGGGCTGGACACCAAGCTGTCGAGCTACCGCGCCGCCGCGTGGCCGGCGCTCAGCCTCGCCACCTTCGGGGTCGCCATCACCTCCGGGGTCATCGGCGTCGCCGCGCATGGTCTGCTGGGCCTGCCCTGGATCGAATCCTTCCTGGTCGGCGCGGCGGTCAGTTCCACCGACGCGGCGGCGGTCTTCTTCCTGCTGCGGGTCGGCGGCATCACCATCCGCGACCGCGTGCGCTCGACATTGGAAATCGAGTCCGGCAGCAACGACCCGACGGCCATCCTGCTGACCGCCATGCTGGTGGAAGCGGCCCTGCACGGCTGGGGAACGCCGCTGGAGCTGGCCGGCTTCCTGGTCAAGCAGATCGCCGGCGGGGCGGTGCTGGGCGTCCTGGGCGGGGCCGGGCTGGCCGCCTTCATCAACAAGGCCCGCCTCGACCCCGGCCTGAACCCGGTGGTCACCCTGGCCTTCGCCCTGTTCCTGTTCGCCGGCACGAACGAGCTGGGGGGCAGCGGCTTCCTGGCCGTCTACGCCGCCGGCCTCGTCGCGGGCAATGTGAAGCTGCGCGGGGCGCTGGGCCTGCGGCAGTTCCACTCGGGTCTGACCTGGCTCAGCCAGATCGTCATGTTCGTCATGCTGGGCCTGTTCGCCACCCCGCACGACTTCGGGGCGATCGCCCTGCCCGCCCTCGCCCTGGCCGTCCTGCTGATCCTGCTGGCGCGCCCGCTGGCGGTGTGGCTGTGCCTGCTGCCCTTCCGCTTCTCGGCCAACGAGAAGACCTTCATGGCCTGGGTCGGGCTGCGCGGCGCGGTGTCGATGCTGCTGGCGCTCGTGCCGATCCTGGGCGACCTGCCGGGCGGTCAGGTGATCTTCAACACGGCCTTCCTGGTGGTGATCGTGTCCCTGGCGGTGCAAGGCTGGACCATCGGCCCGATGGCGCGCTGGCTGAAGCTGATCGTCCCGCCGCGGCGCGGCCCGGTCGAGCGGTTCGAGCTGGAACTGCCCGGCGGCGCCGACCAGGAGATGGTCGCCTACACCGTCCACCCCAAGAGCCCCGCCGCCCGCGGCCAGCGCACGCCGCGCTTCGCCCGCCCCTCCCTGGTCATCCGCGACGGACGCGTGGTGCCGCTGCACAAGGCGCGGACGCTCCAGGCCGGGGACATGGTCTATCTGTTCACCCCGCCCAGCCAGTTGCCGCTGATCGACAAGCTGTTCGCCGAGAGCCGCCCGCTGGATCAGGACGACCGCGCCTTCTACGGCGATCTGGCGCTGAACCCCGACGCGACGGTCGAGCAGATCGCCGAGATGTACGGCCTGCCCCTGTCGCTGGCCAACGCCCAGCGGTCGTTGCGCGATCTGCTGCGCAACGAGTTCGGCGGCAATTGCGAGTTGGGCGACCGGATGCGCATGGGCGGGGTGGAGTTGATCGTCCGCGACATGCAGGAGGGGCAGATCACCTCGGTCGGCCTCGCGCTGGAGCCCTCGGCCATGGACAAGCCCCGCGTGCCGCTGTTCCAGGGGCCGGAACGGCTCTGGCAGACGGTCCGATCCTGGTGGTCGAAACGTTCCTTCCGCCGCTGGCAGCGCCGGGAAACCCGCCGCGAGCGCCTGCCCGCCCCCGTGATGGACGCGCCCGCCCTGACCGGGAAGGAACCGGAACGGCTGGAGGGATGA
- a CDS encoding porin, with product MFRIRRIPAPPLISLPLVSLPLALLTLVLSSAAATAGALPDLDRTAAGGGATPIRFDKKAIDLGGWGALEVGQTESASRRMVVTTPVRDQWFSDPVFMNDGAFGGPDARATYYSPGLHGFNIGLGYTPVRTELGAADPLARHVVEGVVRHDGRLGKARLRITAGAGKAAVAKDRGTPRRSWVVGGQVTLPGVTVGAGYREQLPDGGAARRTLNAGLYLEQGTPLRGWTVMGRLAHTQVGTEAPQEAWSTGLRFRMSPKVSVTADLGTMTYGGDPSDSTMLRVGTRVLF from the coding sequence ATGTTTCGTATACGGCGTATTCCGGCACCACCCCTCATCTCCCTGCCCCTCGTCTCCCTGCCCCTCGCTCTCCTGACGCTTGTCCTGTCCTCCGCCGCCGCGACGGCGGGAGCCTTGCCCGACCTGGACCGCACGGCGGCGGGCGGCGGTGCCACGCCGATCCGGTTCGACAAGAAGGCCATCGACCTCGGCGGTTGGGGCGCCCTGGAGGTCGGCCAGACGGAAAGCGCGTCGCGCCGGATGGTGGTGACCACGCCGGTGCGCGACCAGTGGTTCTCCGACCCGGTCTTCATGAACGACGGCGCCTTCGGCGGTCCGGACGCGCGGGCGACCTATTATTCGCCGGGCCTGCACGGCTTCAACATCGGGCTCGGCTACACCCCCGTGCGGACGGAGCTTGGCGCGGCCGACCCGCTCGCCCGTCATGTGGTGGAAGGCGTGGTGCGGCACGACGGGCGGCTGGGCAAGGCCCGCCTGCGCATCACCGCGGGGGCGGGCAAGGCCGCCGTGGCCAAGGACCGCGGCACGCCCCGCCGGTCCTGGGTGGTCGGCGGTCAGGTGACGCTGCCCGGCGTGACGGTCGGCGCCGGCTATCGCGAGCAGTTGCCCGACGGCGGCGCGGCGCGGCGGACGCTCAACGCCGGCCTCTATCTGGAGCAGGGCACGCCGCTGCGGGGCTGGACGGTCATGGGGCGGCTGGCCCACACGCAGGTCGGCACGGAGGCCCCGCAGGAGGCCTGGTCCACGGGCCTGCGGTTCCGCATGTCGCCGAAGGTCAGCGTCACCGCCGATCTGGGCACCATGACCTACGGCGGGGACCCGTCCGACAGCACGATGCTGCGCGTCGGCACCCGCGTTCTGTTCTGA
- a CDS encoding GNAT family N-acetyltransferase, with product MDPITTDRLILRPFREGDAPDLLAYLRHPRASCFLSLKLDDLDAAAAEVEARSRSDEHIAVCLRSSGRVIGDVFQVPEPPDTYTVGWNFNADVAGAGYATEAARALFEHLFTVRQARRLYAYVEETNVASQRLCEKLGMRKEGLFLEFISFTTDGDGNPIFENTMQYAILRKEWRA from the coding sequence ATGGACCCCATCACCACGGACCGTCTGATCCTGAGGCCCTTCCGGGAGGGGGACGCGCCCGATCTGCTCGCCTATCTGCGTCACCCCCGGGCGAGTTGCTTCCTCTCGCTCAAGCTGGACGATCTCGACGCGGCGGCCGCGGAGGTGGAAGCCCGCAGCCGAAGCGACGAGCACATCGCCGTGTGCCTGCGAAGCAGCGGCCGGGTGATCGGAGACGTGTTCCAGGTGCCCGAGCCGCCGGACACCTACACCGTCGGCTGGAACTTCAACGCGGATGTCGCGGGAGCCGGATACGCCACGGAGGCCGCGCGGGCCCTCTTCGAGCATCTGTTCACGGTGCGGCAGGCCCGCCGCCTCTACGCCTATGTCGAGGAGACCAACGTCGCGTCCCAGCGCCTGTGCGAAAAGCTCGGCATGCGGAAGGAAGGGCTGTTCCTGGAGTTCATTTCCTTCACGACGGATGGCGACGGGAACCCCATCTTCGAGAACACGATGCAGTACGCCATCCTGCGGAAGGAATGGCGGGCCTGA
- a CDS encoding patatin-like phospholipase family protein produces MAAGTRSTLCKGGAMAADGGNGQGLGNGYGRQHHRPRIGLALGAGVARGWAHIGVLRALRRYGIEADIVCGSSVGALVGGVHLAGKLDALEEWTRSLTRMKIVGYLDLRLRQGGGLIGGDRLVAEMRHHLGDVLIEELSSPFAAIATDLVTGHEVWMRNGPLVDALRASFSLPGVFPPVRFEGRWMVDGALVNPVPVSACRALGAQMVIAVNLAADIIGKSRRPGAAVPTAAGFDLLKLIDEEQGPDGETRPRAGFRVPIGALSRRIFRRDYEGPSLFGVMISSLGIVTDRIARSRLAGEPPDVHITPRLGHIGLSEFDRADDCIREGEAAVERVLPDLQDALRVFGYSPPA; encoded by the coding sequence ATGGCGGCCGGCACGCGCTCCACCCTGTGCAAAGGAGGCGCCATGGCGGCGGACGGCGGAAACGGACAGGGTCTCGGAAACGGATACGGCCGGCAGCACCACCGGCCGCGCATCGGTCTGGCGCTGGGCGCCGGGGTGGCGCGGGGCTGGGCGCACATCGGCGTCCTGCGGGCGCTGAGGCGTTACGGGATCGAGGCGGACATCGTCTGCGGCAGCTCGGTGGGGGCGCTGGTCGGCGGCGTCCATCTCGCCGGCAAGCTCGACGCGCTGGAGGAGTGGACGCGCAGCCTGACCCGGATGAAGATCGTCGGCTATCTGGACCTGCGGCTTCGCCAGGGCGGCGGGCTGATCGGCGGGGACCGGCTGGTGGCCGAGATGCGCCACCATCTCGGCGACGTCCTGATCGAGGAACTGTCCAGCCCTTTTGCCGCCATCGCCACCGATCTGGTCACCGGGCACGAGGTGTGGATGCGCAACGGCCCGCTGGTGGACGCGCTGCGCGCCTCCTTCTCCCTGCCCGGCGTCTTCCCGCCGGTGCGGTTCGAGGGGCGCTGGATGGTCGACGGCGCCCTGGTCAACCCGGTGCCGGTGTCGGCCTGCCGGGCCCTGGGCGCCCAGATGGTCATCGCGGTGAATCTGGCCGCCGACATCATCGGCAAGTCGCGGCGCCCCGGCGCCGCCGTGCCGACCGCGGCGGGGTTCGACCTCCTCAAGCTGATCGACGAGGAGCAGGGGCCGGATGGCGAGACCAGGCCCCGCGCCGGCTTCCGCGTGCCCATCGGCGCGCTGAGCCGCCGCATCTTCCGGCGCGATTACGAGGGGCCGAGCCTGTTCGGCGTGATGATCTCCTCGTTGGGCATCGTCACCGACCGCATCGCGCGCTCCCGTCTGGCGGGCGAGCCGCCGGACGTGCACATCACCCCGCGGCTGGGGCACATCGGCCTGTCGGAGTTCGATCGGGCCGACGACTGCATCCGCGAGGGCGAGGCGGCGGTCGAGCGCGTCCTTCCCGACCTTCAGGACGCGCTGCGGGTTTTCGGCTACTCGCCCCCGGCCTGA